One genomic window of Pecten maximus chromosome 3, xPecMax1.1, whole genome shotgun sequence includes the following:
- the LOC117323622 gene encoding putative uncharacterized protein DDB_G0271606 isoform X1 — MKYSTSRPHVHRTMDFFKDFDTLFNSDFDDLFRKKGFQFCDENFSFDELFNTMVQDYHTPVRQTPNFQRRSSKTPAFYVPQQPIIRPPVSRSVLPTSPMTFTNTSSSYERQVHTHINKSQPQKLPLSKPVQMPVSQITHGLQNMQVSGQSGDQFHKPNVNLSQPGGFPYQPANTGSNSSLSTQGSTSSRATTGSSGYQSGGSGVQHFVQEVKQPQVSQANRLGNLGAIREDNKDDMSGHYHGNYGNDYHSQYDENYQIQQYHQEIRKHYAQQNPGGQIVKQSLHGSTQKEIQTSVPSSGASSGFPGQDEMALPTGWSIDWTVRGRKYYIDHNTQTTHWSHPFEKESLPMGWERIESKEFGVYYVNHFMKIAQYQHPCAPTMPQFNLAFQYPQRPGLPQQIEYRPARQTNVLVPANPYLYTEIPQWLSVYSRGAPEHDHKLKWDLFTVSQLEHYDAMLMRLHKQELEQIVMSYESYRMALNRAMDIRKKEQQPSQLPMQLALPQNLEHHDLLQRQLPALQEALQQKMMAQNSGNQNKGHWHQLDPPGKQHVLPQQQQIPQQQHHQQLQQHIQHHQQQLHLQQQQQELHLQQQYLQHQQQQLRQKELQLQQQQQFQQQHIKQQIPQQQSQQQQSQQSQQQNRLLTQNIETKV, encoded by the exons ATGAAATATTCTACCTCACGGCCACACGTACATCGTACAATGGATTTTTTCAAGGACTTTGATACCCTTTTTAATAGTGATTTTGATGACTTGTTCAGGAAAAAAGGTTTCCAATTTTGTGATGAAAACTTTTCCTTTGATGAGCTGTTCAACACCATGGTTCAAG ATTACCATACTCCTGTAAGACAGACTCCAAACTTCCAGAGGAGGAGTTCAAAAACACCAGCATTTTACGTACCACAACAACCCATCATCCGTCCACCCGTGTCACGCTCTGTCCTGCCAACATCACCTATGACCTTCACGAACACAAGCAGTTCCTATGAACGCCAAGTACACACTCACATCAACAAGTCACAGCCCCAGAAACTGCCTCTCAGCAAACCAGTGCAGATGCCAGTGTCGCAAATCACACATGGACTACAGAACATGCAAGTGTCTGGTCAGAGTGGGGACCAGTTCCATAAACCTAATGTTAATCTGTCTCAGCCAGGGGGTTTTCCCTACCAGCCTGCTAATACAGGGTCCAACAGTTCACTAAGTACTCAGGGGTCAACGTCTAGTCGTGCAACCACTGGGTCATCGGGGTACCAGAGTGGAGGTTCTGGTGTCCAACATTTTGTCCAGGAAGTTAAACAACCACAGGTATCGCAGGCAAACAGACTTGGGAATCTGGGAGCCATCAGAGAAG ACAATAAAGATGACATGTCTGGCCATTATCATGGTAACTACGGTAATGACTACCATAGTCAGTATGATGAGAACTACCAAATCCAACAATACCACCAAGAGATACGCAAACACTATGCCCAGCAGAATCCCGGTGGACAGATTGTAAAACAAAGTTTACATGGCTCTACACAGAAGGAGATTCAGACAAGTGTCCCATCCTCTGGTG cCTCAAGTGGGTTCCCTGGTCAAGACGAGATGGCCTTACCAACAGGATGGTCAATAGACTGGACAGTGAGAGGGCGAAAGTACTATATAGACCACAACACGCAGACAACCCATTGGAGCCACCCATTTGAAAAGGAAAGTTTGCCAATGGGGTGGGAAAGGATCGAGTCCAAGGAGTTTGGAGTATACTATGTCAA CCACTTTATGAAAATAGCCCAGTACCAGCATCCATGTGCCCCGACCATGCCTCAGTTTAACCTCGCCTTCCAGTATCCTCAGCGACCTGGACTCCCTCAGCAGATAGAGTACCGTCCAGCTCGTCAAACAAATGTGCTAGTGCCTGCAAATCCTTACctttatacag AAATCCCTCAGTGGCTGAGTGTCTACTCCAGAGGAGCACCCGAGCATGACCACAAGTTAAAG TGGGACCTGTTCACTGTCAGTCAGCTGGAACACTACGATGCCATGCTAATGAGATTACACAAACAAGAACTGGAACAAATTGTGATGAGTTATGAAAGTTATCGTATGGCTCTGAACCGTGCGATGGACATTCGTAAAAAGGAACAGCAGCCGTCTCAGTTACCTATGCAGTTAGCCTTACCCCAGAATCTCGAACACCATGACTTGTTACAACGACAGTTACCAGCATTACAGGAAGCCCTACAACAAAAAATGATGGCACAAAACAGTGGAAACCAAAATAAAGGACACTGGCATCAGTTAGATCCACCAGGAAAACAACATGTGTTACCACAGCAACAACAGATACCACAGCAACAACATCACCAACAGCTGCAACAACATATACAGCATCATCAACAACAACTTCATCTGCAGCAGCAACAGCAAGAACTCCACCTACAACAACAGTATTTACAGCATCAGCAACAACAATTACGTCAGAAGGAACTACAGCTACAACAGCAGCAACAGTTTCAGCAACagcatataaaacaacagataCCACAACAACAGTCTCAGCAGCAACAATCTCAACAGTCACAACAACAGAACAGATTGCTAACACAGAACATAGAAACAAAAGTATGA
- the LOC117323622 gene encoding protein salvador homolog 1-like isoform X2, producing MLPKKKDSASGINDGIAGKYVKRDTPPMLRNYHTPVRQTPNFQRRSSKTPAFYVPQQPIIRPPVSRSVLPTSPMTFTNTSSSYERQVHTHINKSQPQKLPLSKPVQMPVSQITHGLQNMQVSGQSGDQFHKPNVNLSQPGGFPYQPANTGSNSSLSTQGSTSSRATTGSSGYQSGGSGVQHFVQEVKQPQVSQANRLGNLGAIREDNKDDMSGHYHGNYGNDYHSQYDENYQIQQYHQEIRKHYAQQNPGGQIVKQSLHGSTQKEIQTSVPSSGASSGFPGQDEMALPTGWSIDWTVRGRKYYIDHNTQTTHWSHPFEKESLPMGWERIESKEFGVYYVNHFMKIAQYQHPCAPTMPQFNLAFQYPQRPGLPQQIEYRPARQTNVLVPANPYLYTEIPQWLSVYSRGAPEHDHKLKWDLFTVSQLEHYDAMLMRLHKQELEQIVMSYESYRMALNRAMDIRKKEQQPSQLPMQLALPQNLEHHDLLQRQLPALQEALQQKMMAQNSGNQNKGHWHQLDPPGKQHVLPQQQQIPQQQHHQQLQQHIQHHQQQLHLQQQQQELHLQQQYLQHQQQQLRQKELQLQQQQQFQQQHIKQQIPQQQSQQQQSQQSQQQNRLLTQNIETKV from the exons ATGTTGCCGAAAAAGAAAGATTCTGCATCGGGAATAAATGATGGTATTGCTGGGAAATATGTCAAAAGAGACACTCCGCCTATGTTGAGAA ATTACCATACTCCTGTAAGACAGACTCCAAACTTCCAGAGGAGGAGTTCAAAAACACCAGCATTTTACGTACCACAACAACCCATCATCCGTCCACCCGTGTCACGCTCTGTCCTGCCAACATCACCTATGACCTTCACGAACACAAGCAGTTCCTATGAACGCCAAGTACACACTCACATCAACAAGTCACAGCCCCAGAAACTGCCTCTCAGCAAACCAGTGCAGATGCCAGTGTCGCAAATCACACATGGACTACAGAACATGCAAGTGTCTGGTCAGAGTGGGGACCAGTTCCATAAACCTAATGTTAATCTGTCTCAGCCAGGGGGTTTTCCCTACCAGCCTGCTAATACAGGGTCCAACAGTTCACTAAGTACTCAGGGGTCAACGTCTAGTCGTGCAACCACTGGGTCATCGGGGTACCAGAGTGGAGGTTCTGGTGTCCAACATTTTGTCCAGGAAGTTAAACAACCACAGGTATCGCAGGCAAACAGACTTGGGAATCTGGGAGCCATCAGAGAAG ACAATAAAGATGACATGTCTGGCCATTATCATGGTAACTACGGTAATGACTACCATAGTCAGTATGATGAGAACTACCAAATCCAACAATACCACCAAGAGATACGCAAACACTATGCCCAGCAGAATCCCGGTGGACAGATTGTAAAACAAAGTTTACATGGCTCTACACAGAAGGAGATTCAGACAAGTGTCCCATCCTCTGGTG cCTCAAGTGGGTTCCCTGGTCAAGACGAGATGGCCTTACCAACAGGATGGTCAATAGACTGGACAGTGAGAGGGCGAAAGTACTATATAGACCACAACACGCAGACAACCCATTGGAGCCACCCATTTGAAAAGGAAAGTTTGCCAATGGGGTGGGAAAGGATCGAGTCCAAGGAGTTTGGAGTATACTATGTCAA CCACTTTATGAAAATAGCCCAGTACCAGCATCCATGTGCCCCGACCATGCCTCAGTTTAACCTCGCCTTCCAGTATCCTCAGCGACCTGGACTCCCTCAGCAGATAGAGTACCGTCCAGCTCGTCAAACAAATGTGCTAGTGCCTGCAAATCCTTACctttatacag AAATCCCTCAGTGGCTGAGTGTCTACTCCAGAGGAGCACCCGAGCATGACCACAAGTTAAAG TGGGACCTGTTCACTGTCAGTCAGCTGGAACACTACGATGCCATGCTAATGAGATTACACAAACAAGAACTGGAACAAATTGTGATGAGTTATGAAAGTTATCGTATGGCTCTGAACCGTGCGATGGACATTCGTAAAAAGGAACAGCAGCCGTCTCAGTTACCTATGCAGTTAGCCTTACCCCAGAATCTCGAACACCATGACTTGTTACAACGACAGTTACCAGCATTACAGGAAGCCCTACAACAAAAAATGATGGCACAAAACAGTGGAAACCAAAATAAAGGACACTGGCATCAGTTAGATCCACCAGGAAAACAACATGTGTTACCACAGCAACAACAGATACCACAGCAACAACATCACCAACAGCTGCAACAACATATACAGCATCATCAACAACAACTTCATCTGCAGCAGCAACAGCAAGAACTCCACCTACAACAACAGTATTTACAGCATCAGCAACAACAATTACGTCAGAAGGAACTACAGCTACAACAGCAGCAACAGTTTCAGCAACagcatataaaacaacagataCCACAACAACAGTCTCAGCAGCAACAATCTCAACAGTCACAACAACAGAACAGATTGCTAACACAGAACATAGAAACAAAAGTATGA
- the LOC117322664 gene encoding uncharacterized protein LOC117322664: MKKDLLVLNENSYQTLSGNENSSQTTSGDKNSSQTFSNYEDNSQTLSDNEDSSHSSRHLAVIKAAPRHFMVTKTAPRHLVVTKTAPRHLVVMKTAPTHLVVMKTVTRHLVVMKTTPTHLAVMKTTPRHLVVMKTTPRFLVVMKTAPRLLVVMKTAPTHLAVMKTTPTHLVVTKTTPRHLVVMKTAPRHLAVMKTTPRHLVVTKTAPRHLVVMKTTPTHLVVMKTVTRHLVVMKTSPRHLVVMKTVTRHLVVMKTTPTHLAVMKTTPRHLAVMKTTPRHLVVTKTAPRHLVVMKTAPTHLVVMKTVTRHLVVMKTTPIHLAVMKTTPRHLAVMKTTPRHLVVTKTATRHLVVMKTTPRHLAVMKTAPTHLAVMKTTPRHLVVTKTTPRLLVLPDSQTLSGNEDSSHTLSCNEDSSQTLSCNEDSSQTLSCNEDNSHTLRCNEDNSHTLIGNEDSSHSSRHLAVMKAAPRHLMVTKTAPRHLAVMKTTPRHLVVTKTAPRHLVVMKTAPTHLVVMKTVTRHLLVMKTTPTHLAVMKTAPKHLVVTKTTPRHLVVMKTTPRHLVVMKINNSHKLSCNEDNSQTFSGNEDNSQTLSGNEDSSHKLSCNENNSQTLSGNEDSSQLPHT; the protein is encoded by the exons ATGAAGAAAGATTTACTTGTGCT TAATGAAAACAGTTACCAGACACTTAGTGGTAATGAAAACAGCTCCCAGACAACTAGTGGTGACAAAAACAGCTCCCAGACATTTAGCAACTATGAAGACAACTCCCAGACACTTAGTGATAATGAAGACAGCTCCCACAGCTCCAGACACTTAGCTGTAATAAAGGCAGCTCCCAGACACTTCATGGTGACAAAAACAGCTCCCagacacttagtggtaacaaAGACGGCTCCCAGACACTTAGTGGTAATGAAGACAGCTCCCACACACTTAGTTGTAATGAAGACAGTTACCAGACACTTAGTGGTAATGAAGACAACCCCCACACACTTAGCTGTAATGAAGACAACTCCCAGACACTTAGTGGTAATGAAGACAACTCCCAGATTCTTAGTGGTAATGAAGACAGCTCCCAGACTCTTAGTGGTAATGAAGACAGCTCCCACACACTTAGCTGTAATGAAGACAACTCccacacacttagtggtaacgAAGACAACTCCCAGACACTTAGTGGTAATGAAGACAGCTCCCAGACACTTAGCTGTAATGAAGACAACTCCCagacacttagtggtaacaaAGACAGCTCCTAGACACTTAGTGGTAATGAAGACAACTCccacacacttagtggtaatGAAGACAGTTACCAGACACTTAGTGGTAATGAAGACATCTCCCAGACACTTAGTTGTAATGAAGACAGTTACCAGACACTTAGTGGTAATGAAGACAACTCCCACACACTTAGCTGTAATGAAGACAACTCCCAGACACTTAGCTGTAATGAAGACAACTCCCAGACACTTAGTGGTAACGAAGACAGCTCCCAGACACTTAGTGGTAATGAAGACAGCTCCCACACACTTAGTTGTAATGAAGACAGTTACCAGACACTTAGTGGTAATGAAGACAACTCCCATACACTTAGCTGTAATGAAGACAACTCCCAGACACTTAGCTGTAATGAAGACAACTCCCAGACACTTAGTAGTAACGAAGACAGCTACCAGACACTTAGTGGTAATGAAGACAACTCCCAGACACTTAGCTGTAATGAAGACAGCTCCCACACATTTAGCTGTAATGAAGACAACTCCCAGACACTTAGTGGTAACGAAGACAACTCCCAGACTCTTAGTG CTCCCAGACTCCCAGACACTTAGTGGTAATGAAGACAGCTCCCACACACTTAGCTGTAATGAAGACAGCTCCCAGACACTTAGCTGTAATGAAGACAGCTCCCAGACACTTAGCTGTAATGAAGACAACTCGCACACACTTCGCTGTAATGAAGACAACTCCCACACACTTATTGGTAATGAAGACAGCTCCCACAGCTCCAGACACTTAGCTGTAATGAAGGCAGCTCCCAGACACTTAATGGTGACAAAAACAGCTCCCAGACACTTAGCTGTAATGAAGACAACTCCCagacacttagtggtaacaaAAACAGCTCCCAGACACTTAGTGGTAATGAAAACAGCTCCCACACACTTAGTTGTAATGAAGACAGTTACCAGACACTTATTGGTAATGAAGACAACTCCCACACACTTAGCTGTAATGAAGACAGCTCCCAAACACTTAGTGGTAACGAAGACAACTCCCAGACACTTAGTGGTAATGAAGACAACTCCCAGACACTTAGTGGTAATGAAGATAAACAACTCCCACAAACTTAGCTGTAATGAAGACAACTCCCAGACATTTAGTGGTAATGAAGACAACTCCCAGACTCTTAGTGGTAACGAAGACAGCTCCCACAAACTTAGCTGTAATGAAAACAACTCCCAGACACTTAGTGGTAACGAAGACAGCTCCCAGCTCCCACACACTTAG
- the LOC117322663 gene encoding serine-rich adhesin for platelets-like, producing the protein MKTTPTHLVVMKTAPSSHTLSCNEDNSHTLSGNEDSSQTLNGNEDSSQTLSGKEDNSHTLSGNEDSSQTLSSNEDSSQTLSGIEDSSQTLSGNKDNSQTLSGNEDSSQTLIGNEDSYQTLSGNEDNSHTLSCNEDNSHTLSCNEDNSHTLSGNEDSSHTLSCNEDSSQTLSGNEDNSQTLSGNEDSSHTLSGNEDSSQTLSSNEDSSQTLSCNEDNSQTLSCNEDNSQTLSSNEDSSQTLSGNEDNSHTLSCNEDNSQTLSGNEGNSQTLSGNEDNSKTLSCNEDSSHTLSCNEDNSHTLSSNEDSSYTLSCNEDNSQTLSGNEGNSQTLSGNKDNSKTLSCNEDSSHTLSCNEDNSQTLSCNKDNSQTLSGNEDNSHTLSCNEDNSQTLSGNEDNSQTLSDNEDSSQTLSGNEDSSQTLSGNEDNSQTLSGNEDSSHKLSCNENNSQTPSDNEDSSHSSRHLAVMKTTPTHLAVMKTAPSSHTLSCNEDSSQILNGNEGILGILSRCLSR; encoded by the coding sequence ATGAAGACAACTCccacacacttagtggtaatGAAGACAGCTCCCAGCTCCCACACACTTAGCTGTAATGAAGACAACTCccacacacttagtggtaatGAAGACAGCTCCCAGACACTTAATGGTAATGAAGACAGCTCCCAGACACTTAGTGGTAAAGAAGACAACTCccacacacttagtggtaacgAAGACAGCTCCCAGACACTTAGTAGTAATGAAGACAGCTCCCAGACACTTAGTGGTATCGAAGACAGCTCCCagacacttagtggtaacaaAGACAACTCCCAGACACTTAGTGGTAATGAAGACAGCTCCCAGACACTTATTGGTAATGAAGACAGTTACCAGACACTTAGTGGTAATGAAGACAACTCCCACACACTTAGCTGTAATGAAGACAACTCCCACACACTTAGCTGTAATGAAGACAACTCccacacacttagtggtaatGAAGACAGCTCCCACACACTTAGCTGTAATGAAGACAGCTCCCAGACACTTAGTGGTAACGAAGACAACTCCCAGACACTTAGTGGTAATGAAGACAGCTCccacacacttagtggtaacgAAGACAGCTCCCAGACACTTAGTAGTAACGAAGACAGCTCCCAGACACTTAGCTGTAATGAAGACAACTCCCAGACACTTAGCTGTAATGAAGACAACTCCCAGACACTTAGTAGTAACGAAGACAGCTCCCAGACTCTTAGTGGTAATGAAGACAACTCCCACACACTTAGCTGTAATGAAGATAACTCCCAGACACTTAGTGGTAATGAAGGCAACTCCCAGACACTTAGTGGTAACGAAGACAACTCCAAGACACTTAGCTGTAATGAAGACAGCTCCCACACACTTAGCTGTAATGAAGACAACTCCCACACACTTAGTAGTAACGAAGATAGCTCCTACACACTTAGCTGTAATGAAGACAACTCCCAGACACTTAGTGGTAATGAAGGCAACTCCCagacacttagtggtaacaaAGACAACTCCAAGACACTTAGCTGTAATGAAGACAGCTCCCACACACTTAGCTGTAATGAAGACAACTCCCAGACACTTAGCTGTAACAAAGACAACTCCCAGACACTTAGTGGTAATGAAGACAACTCCCACACACTTAGCTGTAATGAAGACAACTCCCAGACACTTAGTGGTAACGAAGATAACTCCCAGACTCTTAGTGATAATGAAGACAGCTCCCAGACACTTAGTGGTAACGAAGACAGCTCCCAGACACTTAGTGGTAACGAAGACAACTCCCAGACACTTAGTGGTAACGAAGACAGCTCCCACAAACTTAGCTGTAATGAAAACAACTCCCAGACACCTAGTGATAATGAAGACAGCTCCCACAGCTCCAGACACTTAGCTGTAATGAAGACAACTCCCACACACTTAGCTGTAATGAAGACAGCTCCCAGCTCCCACACACTTAGCTGTAATGAAGACAGCTCCCAGATATTAAATGGTAATGAAGGAATCTTAGGAATCTTGAGTAGATGTTTGAGTAGATAA
- the LOC117323623 gene encoding radial spoke head protein 4 homolog A-like — protein sequence MSSDNPQTPVNMDVNINPKDQQYINAKSYLLTASTDSGYNLFDHLSSVLTKILDERPENVVDVFEDVSKDTKKAKFTSKVDTVQDKIDQSTEVALAHVQRKLFAKGDGDDAEQEQDEEVETPLPNLMELCFFFEQAGIGLNREEVIRIWLALKNLVDSHTLAHVRFWGKIFGREQNYYVAEVEYREGDEEEEEEEEPEEQNEEEAAEKDDEEGEEEEQEEDDTPKPDFKPPPEIPKEENRTGTNKKTYFVCNDPGKPWVKLPPVTPAQLSQARNIKKFFTGRLDAPVVSYPPFPGNECNYLRAQIARISSGTHVSPLGFYQFDEEEEEEEEGEARDHFVTNLDFEGLPLRDLTDSSLQHWVHHVQYILPQGRCQWHNPVQKNEEDFEDEEEEEEREEPDEPEPEVGQPLLTPLSEDAEIGNLPPWTSKLSSNLIPQYALAVLHSNLWPGAHAFATGKKFENVYLGFGHKYNQDNYSPQPTPGIQDEFPSGPEITEAEDPTVEEENALRHAQQEAAEAAEEMEDAEEEEDEDD from the exons ATGAGTAGCGATAATCCACAGACACCAGTCAACATGGATGTAAACATTAACCCGAAAGACCAGCAATATATCAATGCAAAATCATATCTTCTCACGGCGAGCACAGACTCAGGATACAATTT gtTTGACCATCTAAGTTCTGTCCTAACCAAAATTCTAGATGAACGCCCTGAAAATGTAGTAGATGTTTTTGAAGATGTCAGCAAAGACACAAAGAAAGCCAAATTCACCTCAAAGGTTGACACTGTCCAAGATAAAATAGACCAGTCCACAGAAGTAGCTTTAGCACATGTACAGAGAAAACTGTTTGCT aaagGAGATGGAGACGATGCAGAACAAGAACAGGATGAAGAAGTGGAAACTCCACTGCCAAATCTCATGGAATTGTGCTTTTTCTTTGAACAAGCTGGAATTGGTTTGAATCGAGAAGAAGTAATCCGGATATGGCTTGCACTTAAAAATCTTGTAGACAGTCACACGTTAGCCCACGTAAGATTCTGGGGCAAAATCTTTGGTAGAGAGCAGAACTATTATGTTGCTGAAGTGGAATACAGAGAAGGTGATGAAGAGGAGGAAGAAGAGGAAGAG CCTGAAGAACAGAATGAAGAAGAGGCAGCAGAGAAAGATGATGAAGAAGGAGAGGAAG AAGAACAAGAGGAAGATGACACACCAAAGCCAGATTTTAAACCCCCACCAGAAATCCCCAAAGAGGAAAACAGAACAGGCACTAACAAAAAGACCTACTTTGTGTGCAATGATC CTGGAAAACCATGGGTCAAACTTCCTCCAGTCACTCCAGCACAGCTCTCCCAGGCCAGGAATATCAAGAAGTTTTTCACTGGTCGTCTTGATGCTCCA GTTGTCAGTTATCCCCCCTTCCCTGGTAATGAGTGTAACTACCTGAGGGCTCAGATTGCACGTATCAGCTCTGGAACCCATGTGTCACCACTCGGCTTTTACCAGTTTGATGAAGAGGAGGAAGAAGAAGAGGAGGGAGAGG CTCGTGATCACTTTGTGACCAACCTTGACTTTGAGGGACTTCCCCTGCGTGACCTGACTGACTCGTCACTACAACATTGGGTACATCATGTACAGTACATCCTGCCACAGGGCCGATGTCAATGGCACAACCCCGTCCAGAAGAATGAGGAAGATTTTGAGgatgaggaggaggaagaggaaAGGGAGGAGCCCGATGAGCCAGAGCCTGAGGTTGGACAGCCCTTACTAACACCTCTGTCTGAAGATGCAGAGATTGGCAACCTGCCACCATGGACCTCTAAACTATCATCAAACCTCATTCCCCAGTATGCTCTGGCAGTGCTGCACTCAAATCTCTGGCCAGGAGCTCATGCATTTGCCACCGGAAA GAAGTTCGAAAATGTGTACCTTGGATTCGGCCACAAATACAACCAGGACAACTACAGTCCACAGCCTACCCCAGGAATCCAGGACGAGTTTCCCAGTGGTCCCGAGATCACAGAGGCTGAAGATCCAACTGTCGAGGAGGAGAATGCTCTCAGACATGCACAACAGGAAGCTGCTGAAGCTGCTGAGGAGATGGAAGATGCCGAggaggaggaagatgaggatGATTAG